One window from the genome of Desulforamulus ruminis DSM 2154 encodes:
- a CDS encoding sodium-translocating pyrophosphatase, translating to MMLAYYAAGAGALALLFALFTLSSVLKEDMGTPKMREISEAIHEGAMAFLNRQYKTLIPFVVIIFILLYGAKFFVEGGEHLPVGGTSAISFLVGAVLSAVAGYIGMTSTTKANARTTEAARSHGMAKALNVSFRAGAVMGLSVAGLGLLGVSVLYIVFQSPLVINSFAFGASAIAFFARIGGGIYTKAADVGADLVGKVEAGIPEDDPRNPAVIADNVGDNVGDTAGMGADLFESYAATTIAAMLIGNTLFGFTGIIFPLLVGAIGIIASIIGTFFVRTSEDGNPQAALNVGLWSTNVMTAVGVYFLANTLFAEQGIGFGVFMAVLAGLIVNVAVGYLTEMYTGAGKPAVNRIAEASKSGPATNVIHGLAVGMESTVLPMLVFAAAIYFSFWAVGSASPPDKAGLWAIYGIAMAAMGMLSTAGMVVAMDSFGPVADNAGGIAEMAELPPEVRVKTDKLDAVGNTTAAIAKGFAIGSAALTALALFSAYVDGVKHKFADVLPGGEFIVNLTEPMVLVGLFIGGAVPFLVGAQTMRAVGEAAFGMVEEVRRQFREIPGLLEGKPGAKADYARCVDIATRSAIAKMIAPGIVAVSAPILVGFLLGAKALAGFLAGLTCVGVLLALFLANAGGAWDNAKKWIEQGNLGGKKSDPHKAAVVGDTVGDPCKDTSGPAMNPLIKVAGTISLILGPLLTRL from the coding sequence ATGATGCTCGCTTATTACGCTGCGGGTGCCGGCGCTTTGGCTTTGCTTTTTGCCTTATTTACCCTGTCAAGCGTGCTTAAAGAAGATATGGGCACTCCCAAAATGCGTGAAATCTCTGAGGCGATTCATGAAGGCGCTATGGCTTTCTTAAACCGCCAATATAAAACTTTGATTCCTTTTGTCGTAATTATTTTTATTCTTCTCTATGGCGCTAAGTTCTTTGTTGAAGGCGGGGAGCACCTGCCGGTTGGCGGAACTTCTGCTATCTCCTTCTTAGTGGGTGCTGTTTTATCAGCCGTTGCCGGTTACATCGGCATGACCTCCACCACCAAGGCCAATGCCCGTACCACCGAGGCTGCCCGCAGCCATGGCATGGCCAAAGCGCTTAACGTTTCCTTCCGTGCCGGCGCCGTTATGGGTCTGTCCGTTGCCGGTCTGGGTCTGTTAGGGGTTTCTGTTTTGTATATCGTCTTCCAGAGTCCTCTGGTTATTAACTCCTTTGCTTTTGGTGCATCTGCCATCGCGTTCTTCGCCCGTATCGGCGGCGGTATCTATACCAAAGCTGCTGACGTAGGCGCTGACCTGGTTGGTAAGGTTGAAGCCGGCATCCCTGAAGATGATCCGCGTAACCCTGCGGTTATTGCCGATAACGTGGGTGATAACGTAGGTGACACCGCCGGTATGGGTGCCGACCTGTTTGAATCCTATGCTGCTACCACCATTGCTGCTATGCTGATTGGTAACACCCTGTTTGGTTTTACCGGTATTATCTTCCCGCTGCTGGTAGGTGCTATTGGTATTATTGCCTCCATTATTGGAACCTTCTTTGTTCGCACCTCTGAAGACGGCAACCCTCAGGCTGCCTTGAACGTAGGCCTCTGGTCCACCAACGTGATGACCGCTGTGGGCGTGTACTTCCTGGCCAACACGCTCTTTGCTGAGCAGGGAATTGGTTTTGGCGTATTCATGGCTGTATTAGCCGGTCTGATTGTTAACGTGGCTGTTGGTTACCTGACAGAAATGTATACCGGTGCCGGCAAACCTGCCGTTAACCGTATTGCCGAGGCTTCCAAGTCCGGCCCTGCTACCAACGTAATTCACGGCCTGGCTGTTGGTATGGAATCCACCGTACTGCCCATGCTGGTATTTGCCGCTGCCATTTACTTCTCCTTCTGGGCGGTTGGTTCCGCTTCTCCTCCGGATAAAGCCGGCCTGTGGGCGATCTATGGTATTGCCATGGCTGCTATGGGTATGCTTTCCACCGCTGGTATGGTTGTAGCCATGGACTCCTTCGGCCCCGTTGCGGACAACGCCGGTGGTATCGCAGAAATGGCTGAACTTCCTCCGGAAGTTCGTGTTAAAACCGACAAACTGGACGCAGTTGGTAACACCACCGCTGCTATTGCCAAGGGCTTTGCCATCGGTTCCGCTGCTCTGACTGCTCTGGCTCTGTTCAGTGCTTATGTAGATGGAGTTAAACATAAGTTTGCCGATGTTCTGCCCGGTGGTGAATTTATCGTTAACCTGACTGAGCCCATGGTTCTTGTGGGCCTGTTCATCGGCGGCGCCGTTCCTTTCTTAGTTGGCGCTCAAACCATGCGTGCTGTGGGTGAAGCTGCCTTCGGTATGGTGGAAGAAGTTCGCCGTCAGTTCCGTGAAATCCCTGGTCTGCTGGAAGGCAAACCCGGTGCCAAAGCGGATTACGCTCGTTGCGTTGACATTGCGACCCGTTCCGCCATTGCTAAAATGATTGCTCCTGGTATCGTAGCGGTTTCCGCTCCTATACTGGTTGGTTTCCTTCTTGGCGCCAAAGCTCTGGCCGGTTTCCTGGCTGGTCTAACTTGCGTAGGCGTTCTGCTGGCTCTGTTCCTGGCTAACGCCGGTGGTGCTTGGGATAACGCTAAGAAATGGATTGAGCAAGGTAACCTGGGCGGTAAGAAATCCGATCCTCACAAAGCAGCCGTTGTGGGTGACACTGTAGGTGACCCCTGCAAAGACACCTCCGGTCCTGCTATGAACCCGCTGATCAAGGTTGCAGGAACCATTTCCCTGATTCTTGGCCCCCTGCTTACCAGACTGTAG
- the secG gene encoding preprotein translocase subunit SecG, whose translation MLKGLLTAVHVLIALGLIATILLQSGKSAGLSGAIAGGAEQFFGKKKGLDEKLGRITAFTAVAFGLTSMVLVVMK comes from the coding sequence GTGTTAAAAGGCTTGTTGACTGCCGTACATGTACTTATCGCGTTAGGATTAATTGCTACGATCTTGCTGCAGTCTGGTAAAAGTGCCGGGTTATCCGGAGCTATCGCCGGAGGAGCCGAGCAATTCTTCGGAAAAAAGAAAGGATTAGATGAGAAGCTCGGCAGAATCACGGCCTTTACCGCGGTTGCCTTTGGATTGACTTCCATGGTATTAGTGGTAATGAAGTAG